Below is a window of Caldalkalibacillus uzonensis DNA.
ATAAAAAAGGAGATATTTTGGATGAAGTTACAGTTGACAAAGGGGCACAGACCAAGATGAAACTGGTTGCTCCGTACCAAATTAGTGTACTAACCAGAAAAGGTGAATCTGTAGATCAATTCACAACATCGATTCAAAAACCGGAGTTTGTTTCCGCACCTGTAAAGATGGGAGATGTCCTGGGACAGGTTTTGATTGAGAAAGACGGACGTATTGAAAGCGAAATGGATATTGTGGCCACAGAAGAGATGCCTCGGGCTACTTTCTGGCAATTGCTAAAACGGACAAGTGCTGCTTTGTTCAGTGTGACCCCCTGACAGACCACCTCTGTCTATTCGACAAACGGTGGAAAAGACGCAAGAATGCTCGACTTTTTTCTAGTTTTGTCACCTGGAAGGAAAACCTTCTCCTTGTGTAGAAAACAATCTATGAACGAACCACACCTTAAATAAGGAGGAGAAGAGCAGGTGGCCTTACACGTCGAGTTAAGCACCAAAGAAGATGTGTTGATTATCCGCCTGGCCGGTGAGCTGGATCATCATACGGCCGAACAACTGCGCAGGAAAGCGGAACAAAAACTGAGCGAAGAAAACATCAACCATATTCTCTTGAACTTGGCTGATCTGACCTTTATGGACAGTTCCGGTCTGGGGGTTATCCTGGGACGATATAAGCAAATTTCCCAACAAGGTGGTCAAATGATTGTTTGTGCCATTTCCCCAACCATCTATCGTCTGTTCGAGTTGTCGGGGATGTTCAAAATCCTAAAGTTTGTTGACTCGGAAGAGCAGGCTCTAGAAACGTTGGGGGTGGCATAAATGACTTTTCATAATAAAATGGAACTCCGTTTTAAAGCCAAAAGTGAAAACGAAGCGTTTGCCCGGGTGACGGTTGCTTCGTTTGTCTCTCAGTTGGATCCCGATCTGGAACAACTAACTGAAATTAAAACAGTGGTTTCAGAGGCTGTGACCAATGCCATTATTCATGGCTACGAGGAGAATGAGGAAGGCTGGGTCTTTCTTTCTGCCGAAATCAACGATAATGAAGTCACCATCATCATCAGGGACGAAGGGCAAGGGATTAAGGACATCGAACAAGCCAGACAGCCGTTGTTTACCACCAAGCCGGAAATGGAACGGTCGGGGATGGGCTTTACCATTATGGAGAACTTTATGGATCACGTGGAAGTCACCAGTGAAGAGGGAAAAGGGACAACGGTCAAACTGGTCAAAAAATTGATCACCAACCCGAACCAAGCCTTATGTAATTAAGGAGAATGCCTATGGATTTGGATGTGAAACAGTGGAACCGTTCACAAGAATATTTGGATGATGAGCAAATCAGAGCACTGATACACCAAAGCCAACAGGGTGATACAGAAGCCAGAGACTGTCTGGTTCAAAGTAACACCCGATTGGTTTGGTCCGTTGTCCAACGCTTTTTAAATCGCGGTTATGAAGCTGAGGACTTGTTTCAAATCGGGTGTATCGGCTTGCTCAAATCCATTGATAAATTTGATTTAAGTTACGATGTCAAATTCTCCACCTATGCGGTGCCGATGATTATTGGGGAGATTCAACGCTTCCTAAGGGATGACGGTTCTGTGAAGGTGAGCCGTTCATTAAAGGAGACGGCTAACCGGATCCGGCGCAAAAAAGATGAATTAACCAAGGAGCTTGGCCGCCAGCCACGAGTCAGTGAAATTGCTGAGGCTTTAGACATTTCACCGGAAGAAGTGGTCTTTGCTCAGGAAGCGATGAGAGAGCCAGCCTCTATCCATGAAACGGTTTATGAAAATGATGGAGATCCAATTACGTTGATGGATCAGATATCCGATGACAATGATCAAAAGTGGTTTGACCAGTTGGCCCTGAAGGAAGCCATGACGACGCTGTCGGAACGGGAGAGACTGATTGTTTACCTGCGCTATTACAAGGACCAGACCCAGTCCGAAGTGGCTGAACGCCTGGGAATCTCCCAGGTGCAAGTGTCACGGCTGGAAAAAAAGATTCTCCAGCAGATCAAAGAATATATGAGCGGCTGAGAAGCCCCCTCACTTTCCTGAACTGGAAGAGTGAGGGGGTTTTTTAGGCGATACATGTTCCCATCCTGTTGAGAACATACTACTAAAGACCTGTACATTGTTTCACCTTGCAGCACTTGAGCAGAAAAGGGGTGTGTGTTTTATGGCCAGCAATGAGCGCCTTTACATACGCTTACGCCATCGTGTTCAGGTACAGCCCAAGCAGCACGTCTATTTTGGGGATGTTGCCCAGTATATTGTTGCGCCGGACCTTGAACAGAGATTAAGACAGATTCTTATACACACCGTAACCCCGGAGGACAAACATCTCATTGTGATTGATGTGATGAAAGTGATTGAACGTTTGCGGGAGGCCGTTCCACATCTGGAAGTGGAGATTTTGGGTCCCAACCAAACCATTTTGGAAATCGTCTATCCCCAAAAATCTCCCAAGTTTGTGCTTGTGTTATTTGTCTGGATCTTACTTTTTATCGGTTCAGGTTTAGCGATCATGAATTTTCACGAAGATGTGAGTATGTTGGCTGTCCATCAGCGTATCTACAAGATGATCACAGGAATGGAAGAACCACATCCCTTGTGGCTGCAAATTCCCTATTCCCTTGGGATCGGCATTGGCATGATTTTATTTTTTAACCATGTATTCAAAAAGCGGCTCAATGAAGAGCCAAGTCCACTGGAAGTTGAAATGTTTAATTATCAGCAAAGTCTTGACCAGTATGTTGTCATGCATGAAAACAAGGAGGTTGAAAAGAAATTGAATGACAATACTTAAAGCACTGTTGCTTATTTTAATTGGCCTTTCTGGAGGATTGGCGGTTGGGGCAGGGCTGGTGGCTTTTTTAACTGTGTTGGGGATCGTCCCCCGCCTGGCTCAAATCACCAAAACCCATGCCTTTATCCATTTGTATCAAAGTGGCATTATTGCCGGAGCTGTTTTTTGGTCCTGGATAGGTTTAAGGGAAGCAGAGCTGTACCTAGTTAAAGATGTCGTGCTTGTATACGGGTTGTTGGCCGGCATGTTCGTCGGTTTGCTCGCAGCAGCTTTAACAGAGGTGCTTAATGTATTGCCCATTTTGGCCAAGCGGATTCACATGGTGGACAAATTGGTGTGGTTATTGATGGCCATGGTGTTGGGGAAAGTACTGGGATCCCTGTTTCACTGGATGTTTTTCGCCCCGTTCTCATAAAAGCGGAAGGAGGTTTGGCCAGGTATTTGGCAGGCCAAGCAGGACTAAGCTCGGGGGGATGCTGATGATGAACAATAAGGACCGGGACATGGTCAGACGGCACATCATTATCATTACGGACGGAGATGATGTGGCCAGACAAGTGCTGCAGCAGGTGGCCAAGGATATCGGTGGCCGGTGCATCACCAGGTCTGCCGGTAATCCTACTCCTCTTTCAGGTGAAGAGATCGTGGATCTTATTCTACAGGCCAAACAGGAGCCTGTCTTAGTCATGTTTGATGATAACGGAAAGGCGGGTTATGGTAGTGGGGAATCGGCCATGTTGCAGGTGGCGATGCATCCGTCAATTGAGGTGTTAGGCGTGATTGCCGTTGCTTCAAATACGGCCCGAACCAAATGTGCCCATGCAGATGTGGTCATTGATGCAGAGGGGCGTATTGTGGAACAAGGAGTGGATAAGGACGGGGATGTGCTGCCTTCCCGCGAGAAATGCATTTTTGGCGATACGGTAGAAACCCTTGACCAGCTGCACATTCCAATTATTGTAGGGATTGGAGATATCGGCAAAATGAAGGGGCGTGATCATATCCGCTATGGGGCCCCGGTCACACACAAAGCAGTAGAAATCATTCTGGAACGGAGTGGCTGCCATGGACAAGCTAACGGAAAAGAGAACAATTGACAAGTCGCTGGAAAAAAACTATATATATATGGATGAGCGTCTAGACTTAAAGGCCAATTATGACGTAGGATGTCGTAAGTATAAGGTGGGAAACCGGGATATTCATGTCTTTTTTGTTAACGGCTTAAGTGATACAGCCAATATGACCCAGCTATTGCGCCAAATTTCTTTTGTAAATAAACCACTGACCAACGAAGGGGCTTTTAAAACGCTGTTTGAAGAAACATTGGCCAATGTCCAGGTTGAAGTGGTAGAGAGTATAGATGATTGTATTGATCAATTGCTGTCCGGATTAATGGTGATCATGGGAGAGGGATGGGAGAAGGCGCTGGTGGTGGATGTGCGCAAATACCCGGGCCGGGAACCGGAAGAACCGGATACGGAACGGGTAGTGCGAGGTTCCCGGGATGGATTTACGGAAAATATTATTCACAATACGGCCATTGTCCGCAGACGCATTCGAGATGAACGCCTGAGGATGGAGATGCATCAGGTTGGGGAACGTTCCAAAACAGATATTTGTATTTCTTATATTAAAGACATTGCCAATCCCCGCTTGGTGGAGGAGCTAAGACAACAGTTAGAAAAAATTGATGTGGACGGCATTCCCATGGGGGAGAAGGCCATTGAGGAGTTTGTGATTAAACAGGGATACAATCCTTTTCCAAAGGTTCGTTTTACTGAACGGCCCGATGTGGCTGCTGCCCATCTCTATGAAGGTCACGTTCTGATCATGGTGGATACCTCTCCAGCCGTGATTATCCTGCCCACTACTTATTTTCACCATTTGCAACATGCGGAGGAATTCCGCCAAACTCCTTTTATCGGGTTGTATGTACGCTGGATCCGCTTTATCGGCATACTGTCAGCCATCTTTCTCCTGCCTTTATACACATTGTTTGTCATGGAACCAGCGCTTCTGCCGGAGAAATTAAAATTCATCGGTCCTCAGAAAGATAACTACGCCTTGCCCATCTTTCTGCAATTTCTAATCGCCGAGTTGGGCATTGATATGATGCGCATGGCCGCGATCCATACGCCTACACCGCTGGCCACGGCGATGGGTTTGGTGGCCGCCATTTTGATTGGTGAAATTGCCATTCAGGTGGGCTTGTTTGTGCCAGAGGTGATTTTGTACTTGGCTGTGGCAGCCATTGGCACATTTGCCACGCCTTCCTATGAGGTCAGTATGGCCAATAAAATGATTCGGCTGGGCTTGCTGCTTCTGGTTGTCCTGTTTAAGGTGCCCGGTTTTGTGATTGGGGTAACGGTGACGCTTGTTGCTCTCAGCATGATGAAATCATTGCGCACCCCTTACTTGTGGCCGTTTATCCCCTTTAATCTGAAAGCCTTTGCCACCGTTATTTTGCGTTTGACCTCCTCCATGACCAAAACCAGGCCGAGCATTGTTCATCCCCTGAATAAGCGGAAACAGCCCGGCCGGTAATTTCTTAACAACGCCTGTCCCCTTAACAACCGCTTTAAAATTCTTGCCATTGTCTAGACCCCTTCTTTATGATATATTTTTAATATTCTATGGAGTCAGGAGAGGAGAACTTAGAATCATGGTGCTCTACGGAACAAGTCGTATAAACGAAAGAGGCCACCTGGAGATTGGCGGATGCGATGTGGTGGAGCTTGCTGAAGCGTACGGAACTCCGCTGATGATCTATGATGAAGTATTAATCCGCCGTCAATGCCGGGCTTTTGTCCAAGCTTTCCAAGATAAAGGGATGAAAGCGCAAGTGGCTTATGCCAGTAAAGCGTTTAGCAGTGTGGCCATGTGTCAATTAATAGAAGAAGAGGGACTGTCATTGGATGTTGTATCCGGGGGAGAACTGTATACGGCCCTGAAGGCTGGGTTTCCTCCCGAGCGAATTCATTTTCATGGCAATAATAAATCGCCGGAAGAGCTGAATATGGCCTTGGAGGCCGGAATTGGCTGTTTTGTCGTAGATAACTTTACCGAGCTGGCCATGTTGCATACTTTGGCTGAAGCGCGCAAGCAGCAGGTGAAGATCTTGCTGCGCATCACCCCCGGTGTAGAAGCCCACACCCATGATTACATTGCCACAGGGCAGGAAGATTCTAAGTTTGGGTTTGATCTGAACAGCGGGCAGGCACTACAGGCCCTCAAACAAGCTGTAAACCAGCCTTATTACCATGTTCTTGGCTTACATGCTCATATTGGCTCCCAAATTTTTGACACCAAAGCATTCCAATTAGTGATTCAGCGTTTGGCCGGGTTTGTGCAGGAAGCCGGAAACGAGCTTGGCTGGCCATTGTCTGTGCTTAACTTGGGAGGAGGCTTTGGCATTCGTTATACCAGGGAAGATACCCCTCTTTCTCCCCAAGAATATGTGTATGCGCTGTGTGACGGTGTTAAGCAAGAATGGCAGGCCATCAATCAACCGTTGCCTGAGGTATGGATCGAGCCGGGACGCAGCATTGTGGGTGAGGCAGGAACCACCGTGTATACTATTGGCGCTCATAAAGAGGTTCCCGGAGTACGTCAATACATCTCTGTAGACGGGGGAATGAGTGACAACTTGCGCGTCGCTTTGTACCAGGCCAAGTATGAGGCTTGTCTGGCCAACCGGATGACAGCGGAAAGAAGTGAAGTGTACACGGTTGCTGGCAAATTGTGTGAAACAGGAGATATTTTGATTTGGGATCTTCCTTTGCCACCTGTAAAACAAGGTGATTTGCTGGCCGTCTTTTGCACAGGCGCGTACGGCTACTCCATGGCCAACAATTACAACCGAATCCCCCGCCCGGCTGTCGTCATGACCAGAGATAGCGAGGCGCATCTCATTATTCAGCGGGAAAGCTATGAAGATCTGCTCAGACTTGATGTTCCTCTTGTGTCCAAAGTTACACAAAAGTAAGGGGAGGCGTGAATATGGCAAGTTATGCCACTATTATGATGGACAATGGTGCTGAAATTGAACTGGAGCTGTTTGACGAGGATGCTCCGGGCACGGTGGCCAATTTTGTGAAGTTGGCCAAAGAAGGATTTTATGACGGACTCACTTTTCACAGGGTGATTCCCGGTTTTGTCGCTCAAGGCGGATGCCCTCGCGGTGATGGCACCGGCGGGCCAGGTTATACCATTAAATGTGAGATCAACCCTAATAAGCATCAACGGGGTTCAGTTGCCATGGCTCATGCCGGACGTGATACCGGAGGCAGTCAGTTCTATATCTGTTACCAGCCCCAACCCCACCTGGACGGCCACCATACTGTGTTTGGCCAAGTGAAGAGCGGCATGGAACATGTGGACCAATTTGAAGGACATGACCGCATCAAAACCATTAAAGTGCGGGAAAGCGAATCAGAAACGGTTTAAATCGGGAAATGAGGATGTTTTGTATAGAAAAAAGGCTCACGTTTGCACCGTGAGCCTTCTGCTTGTTAAAGAACATTGAATGATTAGCAGAATGAAGGAAGTCAAATCATTCCGTGGCGTTTAGAAGTGGTTTAATACTATTAATCTATAAGCTCATCCCAGGTATTTTGGGTATAAATGCTTTTAAAACAGTTTATTTTTAACATCGATCAAATACTTGATGATGACACCGACAGCCCCCACTAAATAACCACCTTTGACCAGCCAGCCCGTCGGATCAAGGGGAGCCATATTGGCCAGCAAGAGTAATGGTAGCACAAAAAGAAGAAAGTTTCTTAAAAAATTTGGTAAGACGGAAAAAGAGAATGAATCGCTTTTGAAAGCCTGGTAAATACCGGCCAGCAAATTCAAACCAATAACACCTAAAACCGCCCACATCATATACAGCATCCATCCTGAAAGTGCAAAGCTCATCATTTTTTCATCCTTTCTTAAAATATTAATTGTTGCAATATTCCTGTATATAACTTATGCCACAAATCTAACCAGCGTTCTTTGGCCCAGGTGTTTTGGGCGGTTTAGGCAGACTATTAGAGTATATAAGACTTAAACGTTATCCCGGTTAAGGAAAAAATAGTTATCCATTAGGATGTCTTCCTTAAATTCGGGGAGATGGATCATAAACCCTGAAAGTCTGCTCGAATATTTTCTTCTGTGAAGGTCAACTCAACTGTAAAAGCCTAAAACGGGACTGGATCTTCCAAAGTCGTACCATTAATCGAGCAGGAGGGAAGCTTGCGGATGAATTACAAAAGTATCAGAAAGTTGATCATTAGTTTACTGATCGTGGCGCTGGTCTTCACTGCCGTTTCTACCGGGGATTTTAGTGACAGATTGCATTTTCAAGTGTTGAACGGTACAGCCAGCGCCCATGATAACACGGATTCGGAAGAAGCGTACGAGGTCACAGGAAAAAACTACGGAGTCAGTGCCGTTCATCCCTTAGCCGTTGAAGTGGGCATGGACATTTTGGAACAGGGAGGAAATGCGGTCGATGCAGCAGTGGCCGTTTCCTATGCCTTAACCGTCGTTGAGAAGCAGAACATACGGGGACTGAAACCTTGTTTTTCATTGACATTTTTCATCAGAACGAGATAACAAACCCTCCAGCAGGCCAGCTAGAGGGTTTGTTCTTTCATCAAGAAAAGAATCGATAGCCAGTGATATGGACAGCGTATACAAAAACAGGTATACTTAAGACAAACAGTATATCGATTCCTTCGGGGCAGGGTGAAATTCCCGACCGGCGGTATTAGATGAATGCTTCGAAGCATCATCTAGAGCCCGTGACCCGCGGTAAGCGGTGGATCTGGTGAGAGGCCAGAGCCGACAGTGACAGTCTGGATGGGAGAAGGAAGAACAGAGGTATAAGTTTTTTAAAGAAGATATGCTTATGCCTTAGCTTAGTATTGCTAAAAAAGCTTATCCTTGTACTGATGCTTCTAAAGGTTTTGGTTACATTCTTTGTGAGAGTATTCACAAGCATTTATGCTGACAAGCCCCGGGAACGGTCCTGGGGCATTTTTTAGCTTTAGAGGAGGAGATGGCGTGGCGACTGAGCGGGATGCCTATTACATGAAGCTGGCCTTGAGGTTGGCCGAAGCAACAAGCGGGCAAACGTCTCCCAACCCGGTTGTAGGAGCGGTGATTGTCAAAGACTTTGAGATTGTAGGCCTGGGAGCCCATCTTAAGGCCGGGGAGGCACATGCTGAAGTCCATGCCTTGGCCATGGCCGGAGAAAAAGCACAAGGAGCCACTCTGTATGTTACACTTGAGCCTTGCAGCCACCATGGCACGACTCCGCCCTGTGCCGATGCTGTGATTGAGGCGGGGATCAGGCGGGTGGTCATTGCGGCTACCGATCCCAATCCTCTGGTCAGCGGTCGGGGTGTGGAAAAGCTGAAAGCTGCTGGCTTGGCAGTCGAAGTGGGTTTGTTTAGAGAGGAAGCCGAACGGTTAAATGAAATTTTTAATTACTATATCGTCCACAAGAGGCCGTTTGTCACGTTAAAAACAGCCACCACCCTTGACGGCAAGATTGCCACGGTGACTGGCGAGAGCCAGTGGATTACAGGTGAAGAAGCACGGGCCGATGTCCATCGTTTGCGCCATCAGTATGATGCCATTTTGGTCGGGGTGAATACTGTCCTGCGTGACAATCCCCGCTTGACAACCCGCATTGCCGGGCAGCCTGGGCGGCACCCTGTGCGAGTTGTACTAGACTCCAAGTTAAGAACACCGCTTGATGCCCATGTTGCTCGGACGGAGGAAGTACCCACCTGGATTTTTACAACGGACCAGGCCCCAAAAGAGCATGTGCAAGCATTACAGGCGCAAGGGGTGAAGGTAATCAAAGTCTCTTCCGGCTCACGAGTGGATGTGGAACAGGTCCTGGCTTATTTGGGAGAGCAGCGCATTGCCTCAGTTCTGGTTGAAGGCGGGGGAGAGGTGAACGCTTCGTTTCTCCAAGGCGGCTTTGTTAACAAGGTTGTCGCCTATTTATCGCCCAAGCTGATTGGCGGTAACGAAGCACCCGGTGCTTTTCGCGGTCAAGGGGTACTGTCTTTGGCTCAGAGCCTGGCCCTAAAAGATGTCAGAGTGGAACCCCTGGGAGAGGATATAAAGGTGATCGGTTACCTTAAGTGATGTGATGATTGATTGAGTATCTTGGTTATAAATGTAAACACTTATGACTAAACCCGAAGGAATGATGTCTGTTGATCCGGCTGGCCATACGAGGCTGGTGAGTGATCAGTCACCTGAGAAATGGAGGGGCAAGGGATGTTTACAGGAATTGTGGAGGAGATAGGAACGATCAAAGCTGTTAACAAAGGGCCTGACTGCTCTCAGCTGGTGATCGGTGCGAAGAAAATTTTGGAGGATGTCAATACTGGGGACAGCATCGCGGTAAACGGGGTGTGTCTCACTGTGACGGCTTATAACCGGGACAGCTTTCAAGTGGATGTGATGCCTGAAACATTAAAGGCAACCAGTTTGCGTAACGTGAAAAGCGGGAGCAAGGTGAACCTTGAGCGGGCCATGCAGGCCAATGGGCGTTTTGGCGGCCACATTGTCTCCGGTCATGTGGACGGTACAGGCATGATTACTAAGATTGAGCCTCACAGTAATGCCGTTTATTTTTCTGTTAAAACCCCGCCTGAGCTCATGAAATACCTTGTGCCCAAAGGATCCATCACCGTTGACGGCATCAGCTTGACGGTAGTGGAAGTGGGAGAGACCCATTTTTCGGTCTCCATTATTCCCCACACCTTGTCTGAAACCATCCTGCATACAAAGCAAGTAGGCGATATTGTGAACCTGGAATGTGACATGTTAGCCAAATACTTGGAGCGCTTGCTGGCGGTGCGCGGCACCTCTGCCGGTGGGAGTGGCGATGCTAGTGAGAAAAAGGGATTGACAAGGGAAACACTGGAACGAAACGGGTATCTTTAGAATGGCGAAACTGGACATCTGCGAAAACAGAGCGTTATCAGCGCCTATAGTTTATCCGCAATCCGTTTTATGATCAAGATTGTAAAGCTGGCTAGATGAGGGGTGAGATCATGTTTGATTCAATTGAAGAAGCCATTTATGAGCTGATGCAAGGGCACGTGATTATTGTTGTTGATGATGAAGACCGTGAAAACGAAGGGGATTTTGTGGCCTTGGCTGAAAAATGCACCCCTGAAATTATTAATTTTATGATTACCCATGGGCGGGGGCTTGTCTGTGTCCCGTTAACTGAGCAGCGGGCCAGAGAGCTGGACTTGCATCCTATGGTAGACTGGAACACGGATCCCCATGGCACTGCTTTTACCGTTTCCGTCGATTATAAAACAACCACCACAGGCATCTCGGCTCATGAACGTTCTGATACCATACAGGCGCTCATAGATCCCCAAGTGAAAAAAACAGACTTTAAACGTCCCGGCCATATCTTTCCTCTGATTGCCAAGGAAGGCGGGGTGTTGCGGCGGGCCGGCCATACGGAAGCCGCAGTGGACCTGGCCCGGATGTGCGGGGCCTATCCCGCCGGCATCATTTGTGAGATTATGAATGAAGACGGAACCATGGCCCGGGTGCCCCAGCTGCGCAAAATTGCCGACAAATTTGACTTGAAATTGATCACCATTAAGGATTTAATCAAATATCGGAACAAAAAAGATACATTAATCAAACGGGAAGTGGAAGTTGATCTTCCCACCGAGTATGGCAAGTTTAAGGTGATGGCTTACAGCAATGTGGTGGACAACAAAGAACACCTTGCCTTGGTGAAAGGAACGATTGACCCGGACAAACCTACTTTGGTCCGGGTGCACTCCGAATGTTTAACCGGGGATGTATTTGGCTCTTACCGCTGTGATTGCGGTCCCCAACTGCATGCTGCCCTGAAGCAGATTGAAGCAGAAGGCAACGGCGTTCTTTTGTATATGCGCCAGGAGGGACGGGGCATCGGCCTGATCAACAAATTGAAAGCTTATACTCTGCAAGACAAAGGGTTGGATACGGTGGAGGCTAATGAGAAACTAGGTTTTGCCCCGGATTTGAGAGATTACGGCATTGGCGCCCAAATCTTAAAAGATGTGGGAGTGCGCAAAATGCGTCTGTTAACTAATAATCCCCGTAAAATCACAGGGTTGGAAGGATATGACCTTGAGGTTGTCGAAAGAGTACCTATCCAGACTGAAATTCATCAGGAAAACCGCAGATATTTACAGGCCAAAAAATCAAAGCTGGGCCATTTACTGCACATGGACTAAGAGTGAACCATATCTAAACTTATCCAAACTTGCGGCAGTCGCTTCACCTGTATCAATCATAAAGAAAAAGGAGAGAAAGCACATGGGACAAACCTTTGAAGGGCATTTAGTCGGAACTGGTTTGAAAGTGGGGATTGTTGTCGGACGGTTCAATGAATTTATTACTCATAAATTGCTGGGAGGCGCACAGGATGCCCTGATCAGACACGGGGTGGACAAAGAGGTGATCGATGTGGCCTGGGTGCCGGGGGCTTTTGAAATTCCCCTGGCTGCCAAGCGTATGGCTGAAACAGGGGAGTATGATGCCATTGTGGCCCTGGGATGTGTCATTCGCGGCTCCACCCCCCATTTTGACTATGTCTGCAGTGAAGTATCCAAAGGTGTTTCCCGCCTCAATCTGGACCTGGACCTCCCCGTTATCTTCGGGGTGATCACCGCCGACACCATTGAACAAGCCGTAGAACGGGCCGGTACAAAAGCTGGCAACAAAGGCTGGGAAGCTGCTGTGACCGCCATTGAGATGGCCAATTTACTGCAACAATTGAAGCGTTAAGTGATGCCTATGTTACAAATTAAACTGGACTCATTTGAGGGGCCCCTGGATTTGCTTCTGCATCTGATTGATAAGGCCGAAGTGGATATATATGATATCTCAGTCTCAGAGATTACGGATCAATATGTGGCCTATATTCACCAAATGCAACAACTGGAACTGGAGATTGCCAGCGAGTTTTTGGTGATGGCGGCCACGCTCCTGGCCATTAAGAGCAAGATGTTGCTGCCCAAAAAGGAGGAGTACACCTTTCAGCCCATGCTGGACATGGAACTGGAAGAAGAATATGATCCCCGGGAAGAGTTAATCCAGCGTCTTGTGCAATACAAGAAGTATAAACAGCTGGCTGCTTTGCTTAGGGAAGAGGAAGCCAAGCGCAGCCAGATTTACACCCGGCCAGCCGAAGATTTAACCGCTTTTGTTGACCGGGACGATGTCAATCCGGTGGCTAATGTCAGCCTGTTCGACCTGGTGGATGCACTCCAAGAAGTGTTGAAGAAAAAGGAAGAGGAACCCCTGAGCAAGGTGGAAAGGGACGAAATTTCCGTCAGTGAACGGATGAAAGAGATCAAAGACCGCCTGGTACGGGAACGGGAGATAACCTTTAACCAGTTATTTCAAGGCAAGCGGAGTAAAACACAGATAGTGGTCACTTTCCTTGCCCTCTTAGAGTTAATGAAAAAGAAGGAAGTGATTTGCCGGCAGGACCGGTTGTTTGCTGAGATTAAAATCTCGCTTGCGATGGAGGTACACGCCTATGGATCGTAAACAGCTTTTGTCAGTCATCGAAGGATTGCTCTTTGTCGCCGGTGATGAAGGCTTGGAAGCCAAACAAATTGCTGATGTCCTGGAGATTAGAAAAGAAGCGGTTCCCCAGCTGATAGAGGAGATGAAGAAGCAGTTTAAACAACAAAACAGAGGGA
It encodes the following:
- the ribH gene encoding 6,7-dimethyl-8-ribityllumazine synthase — encoded protein: MGQTFEGHLVGTGLKVGIVVGRFNEFITHKLLGGAQDALIRHGVDKEVIDVAWVPGAFEIPLAAKRMAETGEYDAIVALGCVIRGSTPHFDYVCSEVSKGVSRLNLDLDLPVIFGVITADTIEQAVERAGTKAGNKGWEAAVTAIEMANLLQQLKR
- a CDS encoding bifunctional 3,4-dihydroxy-2-butanone-4-phosphate synthase/GTP cyclohydrolase II; amino-acid sequence: MFDSIEEAIYELMQGHVIIVVDDEDRENEGDFVALAEKCTPEIINFMITHGRGLVCVPLTEQRARELDLHPMVDWNTDPHGTAFTVSVDYKTTTTGISAHERSDTIQALIDPQVKKTDFKRPGHIFPLIAKEGGVLRRAGHTEAAVDLARMCGAYPAGIICEIMNEDGTMARVPQLRKIADKFDLKLITIKDLIKYRNKKDTLIKREVEVDLPTEYGKFKVMAYSNVVDNKEHLALVKGTIDPDKPTLVRVHSECLTGDVFGSYRCDCGPQLHAALKQIEAEGNGVLLYMRQEGRGIGLINKLKAYTLQDKGLDTVEANEKLGFAPDLRDYGIGAQILKDVGVRKMRLLTNNPRKITGLEGYDLEVVERVPIQTEIHQENRRYLQAKKSKLGHLLHMD
- a CDS encoding peptidylprolyl isomerase; the protein is MASYATIMMDNGAEIELELFDEDAPGTVANFVKLAKEGFYDGLTFHRVIPGFVAQGGCPRGDGTGGPGYTIKCEINPNKHQRGSVAMAHAGRDTGGSQFYICYQPQPHLDGHHTVFGQVKSGMEHVDQFEGHDRIKTIKVRESESETV
- a CDS encoding segregation and condensation protein A; this translates as MLQIKLDSFEGPLDLLLHLIDKAEVDIYDISVSEITDQYVAYIHQMQQLELEIASEFLVMAATLLAIKSKMLLPKKEEYTFQPMLDMELEEEYDPREELIQRLVQYKKYKQLAALLREEEAKRSQIYTRPAEDLTAFVDRDDVNPVANVSLFDLVDALQEVLKKKEEEPLSKVERDEISVSERMKEIKDRLVREREITFNQLFQGKRSKTQIVVTFLALLELMKKKEVICRQDRLFAEIKISLAMEVHAYGS
- a CDS encoding gamma-glutamyltransferase, whose amino-acid sequence is MNYKSIRKLIISLLIVALVFTAVSTGDFSDRLHFQVLNGTASAHDNTDSEEAYEVTGKNYGVSAVHPLAVEVGMDILEQGGNAVDAAVAVSYALTVVEKQNIRGLKPCFSLTFFIRTR
- the ribD gene encoding bifunctional diaminohydroxyphosphoribosylaminopyrimidine deaminase/5-amino-6-(5-phosphoribosylamino)uracil reductase RibD, whose protein sequence is MKLALRLAEATSGQTSPNPVVGAVIVKDFEIVGLGAHLKAGEAHAEVHALAMAGEKAQGATLYVTLEPCSHHGTTPPCADAVIEAGIRRVVIAATDPNPLVSGRGVEKLKAAGLAVEVGLFREEAERLNEIFNYYIVHKRPFVTLKTATTLDGKIATVTGESQWITGEEARADVHRLRHQYDAILVGVNTVLRDNPRLTTRIAGQPGRHPVRVVLDSKLRTPLDAHVARTEEVPTWIFTTDQAPKEHVQALQAQGVKVIKVSSGSRVDVEQVLAYLGEQRIASVLVEGGGEVNASFLQGGFVNKVVAYLSPKLIGGNEAPGAFRGQGVLSLAQSLALKDVRVEPLGEDIKVIGYLK
- the ribE gene encoding riboflavin synthase, producing the protein MFTGIVEEIGTIKAVNKGPDCSQLVIGAKKILEDVNTGDSIAVNGVCLTVTAYNRDSFQVDVMPETLKATSLRNVKSGSKVNLERAMQANGRFGGHIVSGHVDGTGMITKIEPHSNAVYFSVKTPPELMKYLVPKGSITVDGISLTVVEVGETHFSVSIIPHTLSETILHTKQVGDIVNLECDMLAKYLERLLAVRGTSAGGSGDASEKKGLTRETLERNGYL